The window agaaataagaaCAAGAATGAGGCAGAGATGAGCAAAAGATTGGCGTTTCAGGTGAAAATGTGGAAATAAGAGACTTTGCAGAAGTGTTTTATACATACAGATAATAATCCTCCTTAACACTATGAGAAGCTGCAGGTTTCCTGTTCTTGTAGATGCATTACTAACACCTAATTTGAACTTTATGTGTTGCTATTTGCAGAAAATGAGCTCCCTACAACCAGCAGAATGTGTTTGGTACATGTGCAAATATATTAAGCAACGATATGAATAAATAGAGTGTAATCAATTAAATTCTGCGTCTTTTTCACACGTCAGCCTCTGCTAACGGGAGAAAACAACAAGCCGGGTCGGACGGAAAGTCGAAGGTCACCACAGAGCGAGCGGCGCTGCTGCTTCTGAGCGTCCTCCTGGTTGCTGCTGTCATCGCTCTCGGACTCACCGGTGAGTTTTTTGGGTTGGGGGTAGTCAACTCTGACTCTAATAAATTCAATGATAGAAATTAGACAAACAAAATGGAGCAGATCCTTTTTTTCTGCTCCAAAATCTGACCCATTTgcccttttgtttttctttaaaatcagTGTTTCACAACATGGAAACCAAGAAAAAGCTCAAAGAGGTTGAAATCCAGCATGAAACGTTGAAGAAAAGTTTGACAGGTAAGCATGTTCTCAAGATCTCAAACTGTACAGAACAAGACGGAGAAGTTCAGACAGACTTGGACTGTTTCAGGTGTTTAACTCAAACACACATCTCATGTCACGCTTTCTGTGAAGGTTCTTAAACAGTGCAAAAGATTTATGTGATTTCTGCTCAGGTTCTGACGCAAAAAGTCGATCCAGATTCATTTATTGATGAAAGGTTCtgttaaaacaaaactgtgcagCCTGTGCACAACTTCCTCAGCTCATCAACATCTGTGGACGTCACAGAATTTAGAGCTGACAGCAACCACACTGCTGGAAAGAGTTTCTAATTAAACATTACATGCTGTTTAAAGTTACTGCAAGCTGAATGTATGGCATCCCCGGCTGAATGATGGTCATAGGCCTTGACTGATGGTTCATAGTTTTATTTTAGTGAACCTTATTCACTCATGAACTCACCGTAAGAGCTAAAAACATTTCTATCCCTTGTTAAGACAAAGCTTTTTGAATCATAGCCCTTTGATCATTTATACAAACTAAAATCATGTATTCTTTAGGTATTGCAATCATGAAAATCACGTTTTTATAACCCATTTTAAATCTCTGATAGAGAGCTGTATGCCATAGTTTTTAACTGttattttcatgacaaataaGCAGCTTTAACACACTTATTGTCAAAGACAACATAGGCACACAAGTACGTTTCTTTTAGATTAGATTCAGATTCTTTTTAGATTAATTAACACTTGTGAATTAACCACAGAACAACCAGGAGCTCAGCTAATGTCGATTAGCATTTATGCTAGCAAAACAAGTCTTAGTAGCGCGGGAGTGTGACGTCATGAGAAGCGACATTATTATTGTTTTCAGAGTTCGCGATCACAATTTTAAACTAGAAATCCATAATTAAGATAAgcgaaagaaaaataaataaattaaataaaaggtataggatttaaattaaattatattcTTCACTTAACCTTCTTGTTTTGCTGGCTTTAGAATTTATACAATTTTTCAAAGATCCTAAAAAGGATGAAAAGAGTGCTTTAAATACAATAAAGTTTGGAGGCTGGACTCTGTAAATTTAGTACAATGAATATGATTAagagatcagatttattgtcatgcacacacacgaaatttgtcctctgcttttaacccatccaggttggcacctgctgacacacacatgcacatgcacgtgcacagggtcacacactcagacagatgccagcctggagcggtgggcagccatgaaagcacccggggagcatggggggtacggtgccttgctcaagggcacctcagccgtgacaaggaggtggactgacacccctccagctatcagttccaccaatcttttttgagtggtgagagtgggaatcgaaccgccaaccttctggttattggacgaccgactctaaccactgagccacggccagcAAATATTAATAGAGGGTTGATAATATAAAATTTCCTGGATTTCTTTCCTCATTTTGCGTCAGACCAAATAAAACATGCTGGATATTCAGGTTGTAATAGGAGTAAATTTAGTTGTTTATGAAATCATTTTGGTCAGCCCAAAAGACATGAGAGTAGGTGCCATCCCAAAATAAATGACATATTGTTTCATCCACATTGCCACAAAAGGAAACGTATGTGTCAATGTTGATCTTATATTTTACCAGACGGCACCCAGGCACACTTTCACAATTCACACCGACTCAGTATGCTTTCAAAtatgctttcaaaataaaaggtcCCGTTTTGGCGTCTAATGcatataaagaaataataacCGGGCTTCAAAGAATATGAGTAAACTGAATGAAAACACTATGCACTTAGAAACAATAATCATATTAAAGGTCATTTACAGAATGAGCAGCTGAACTGTTCACAGTGAAGGTTTAAAACCAAAGGACAAGCAGATGTTTTAACAGGTTTTACACAACAGTGGAAGGTTGTGCAGCTGTTATCATTGTCCAGTAAAGGCACAGAAACAGTGAGATGGTAATGTTTTACACTGCCTGTCATTTAGTTCAGGACAGCTTTCACATCACGTGATTCAAACCAGTCACCTCACATTTATCAATAAATAAACCTGaccaagttttctttttaaatccctAAACGAGAAATGTTGGACAATACTTGACGTGTGGTTTAAACTTGGAGTCCAGTGTGGTGACATCACAGCTGCTCCGACGTCTTTAAATGAGCTTTTGAACATGTAAACATCGTCCTAAAACAGCTTCATGTCATGTAAAATGAAAGAATGCAAATAAAACTCAACTAACTTCTGATTTAaccgttttctttctttcaatgATTTGCCAGATAATCAAAGTCTCCAAACCCTGAAAGAGGAGAATGAAGCTCTGAGGAAGAAGCTCTCAGGTGAGAATCTCCACAAGGTTCAGTCTAAAAGTCTCATTCAGTGCTGTCGGGTCAGTTTAACTTGTGGCTCTTTTTGGATTAAATCTGGACTGTTTCCAACCTTTATTCTAATTCAGCAATCGACTGATGTCGACGTGTTTTCAGTGATTCCTCTTCATGTTTGTTCTTAACTTCTGAGACCAAAGTATCCAAAagttctgttgtttctctgcTGAGCTTCTGGGAAAAGAACGAGACAGAAGTCCAAACTTTTCATCATCTCTCAAAACAGAAAAGACCACTCATCCACCTCCTGCGTGTCGACTGCCTGATCAAGTAACCAGTGAGTTCTGGATTTTGTTTGTCTCACATTCGTTTCCTCTGATGATGGTTAAAGAAACTTTGATGGACTGACAGATTCAGGAAGTTTGTTTTCAGCTGCAGGACAGAAGGCGAATCACACAAACATGAACTCTGATTTCTTCCACCTGACTCAGTGAAGTCTTTGCTGTTATCTGTTCGAAGATGAGCCAGTTCTGGAGTGTAAGGACAGCTGGAAGCGACATGGAGGAAAGTGCTATTATTTCAGCACCATGAAAGATTCCTGGACAAAGAGCAGAGATGAATGTGGACGTAAAGGAGGAGAGCTGGTGAAGATAGACAGCAGGGAGGAGCAGGTATGAAACACTGCTGCAGGTTCATGTTCCCTCTCATTTTATCACGTCCTCATGTTTCTCCATCTCAGCAGAGAAAAGTCTCACAGACTCATTTCCATCAATCTTCCCTGTTCAGATTTTCCTGGAGGCCAGACTGAGAGAAGAAatggaggaagctgaggacAAGTTCTGGATCGGACTGACGGACTCAGAGGAAGAAGGCAGATGGTTGTGGGTGGACCGCTCACCTCTGGACACAAGGTTCGATTGTTGTGAAAACATTTTAGTCCATTTCCAGAATCAAAGTCACCAGTTTTTATTGacccttttcttctgttcttCATCTCTTAGTTGGAGTTTTTGGAGCCCACAGGAGCCGGACAACTGGACAGGAAACAATACTGCAGGAGAGGACTGTGTGAGGATGGGGGAGAAAATGGGAGCTGCTGATCTGAAGTGCTGGTTTGATATGTCCTGTGACAAACCTCACAAAAGTATTTGTGAGAAAGCAGCAAAACCTAGATTGGGTTCCGCTGTATGATGATGaatatataattaaaaataTGAATTTCCTGGAAAAGTTCAGAGTATTAAACAAACTCGCCACAGAATCCAGAAGGTGCAGCGATGCGATTTTTGTCACAAACATTTAAAGTTTCCTTCCAAACATGTTGAAAGAATCCTGAAACTTTCTGCTTTGATCATATTTTGTGTTTGATCTGTTTTCTCATTCATCTCATTATTCTGTGCTACAACAGCAGGGTCACCTGTGAAATATATTAAACTGTTTTCGATCATAAACGCTTTTTGTTGTTCCTTCTTTTGAGTTTCAAACATTACAGTTGGAGGACT of the Odontesthes bonariensis isolate fOdoBon6 chromosome 23, fOdoBon6.hap1, whole genome shotgun sequence genome contains:
- the LOC142374007 gene encoding C-type lectin domain family 4 member A-like; this translates as MPEDDVMYTDVKFTRLRANGTLSSSADTTYSEVNILNSEQPASANGRKQQAGSDGKSKVTTERAALLLLSVLLVAAVIALGLTVFHNMETKKKLKEVEIQHETLKKSLTDNQSLQTLKEENEALRKKLSEKTTHPPPACRLPDQVTNEPVLECKDSWKRHGGKCYYFSTMKDSWTKSRDECGRKGGELVKIDSREEQIFLEARLREEMEEAEDKFWIGLTDSEEEGRWLWVDRSPLDTSWSFWSPQEPDNWTGNNTAGEDCVRMGEKMGAADLKCWFDMSCDKPHKSICEKAAKPRLGSAV